A segment of the Cohnella algarum genome:
CCATCGGTCCCGGCATATTCGGAAACATCAGGACGAGCACCGCGGCAAGCCAGCCGGCGGCGGCCACGGCTACGAGCGCCGCCCTTTCCTTCTTGCGGCAGGGATCCAGGCTGCGCCATTCGGCCCCGACGATCGCCGCGACGACGAGCGACACTCCCGCGACCTTCAGCCAGATCATCGGCTCTCCCCCGTTTTCGGCGTTCGCCCGACGGGCTCGTTGTTCATGCCGATGCGGCGGACGTTCACCCGAACCGCGACCTCGACTTCCAGCGAAGGAAAAACCTGCTTCCAGCGGGCCTTCATCCGGTTCCATTCCCGCGGGCGGCTGCGGTTGATCGCTTCCCCGAACCCGAAGACATCGGATTTCATCTTTTGCGCCCGCTCGACGGCAAGCTCGACTTTTCGGCGGATATGCTCCGCCTCGGCCTTTTCCGTTTTGCGAATATATTCCGGGTCGGCCAAAGCGTAAGGGGTCGTATTCTGAATGATGCTCAACTCCGTCTCGATGCGAATTTCCATAGCGGGGCGATCTCCTTTCAGATGGGGAATCAACCGGGTTTTCGCGGACATCACCATGAGCGAGACGAGCGGAGGAGACGCTTCCAGCTTGACGGTTTCGATATCGCGATGCAATTGCTCCAGCACCCACTTGGTTCCCGAAAACGCTTCTTCGTCCATTTCGCCTGCCATGCGGCCTTCGGAAAGAACGGCATACCCTTTGATGTAAGGGGCGGTTTCCTTGCCGTCGCGCGAAAGGTTGATAAGGGGCACGACCGCGTCTTCCGTTTCATCGGTCATCTTTTGAATGAGCCGGTTCATCGTCATTGGCTTGGGGAACAGGCGAGCGGCTTCGCCCCCCAAAAAGTCGGCTTTCGTTTGTTCGAGGGAATACCCGGAAGCGAAAAAATCGCGGACGCTTCCTCCGAAAACGAACGGCTGCACCCGCAGGCGCACTTCGTTGTCGCGGACCAGGTAATCCAGCTGCTCGCGAAACCCGGCGCGCGCCAGCTTTTCCCCCACGACAAGCATTTCCAGCTGCCCCCAATAGATCGTGCGGGGCAGCTTGGCTTGCAGCTTGCTCACCGCATCGGCGGCGGTTTCGCCCTCGGCGGACCGAACGATCGTTTGCCCCCCGCCCCCCGGCTGGCTCCCGCTTTGCGCCCGGCTGCCGTCCTCCTGCTTCGGAACGATGATTTCCAGCGTCATCTCGACGGCTCCGCTCTCCTTCCGGTCCAAGCCGACGCTCGTCACGATCGCCAATCCGTTCACTTCCTCCCGGTCCCAGCAGCCGGCAATCGGCGCGATTGCAAGCGCCAGGAACAAAAGCGGCAAGCGCTCGCTCAAAAGCCGCCAATAGGCAACCGTCCGTTCAGGCATGCCGCTTCATTCCTCCTCTCCCCGTCCCGGCTCCGGCCGCTGTCCGGGGGCAAGCCGGTCCCGGTTTCGCCCGTTCGCGAAGCTCGGGCGCTTCGTCATCTTCCACCAGGGAACCCGGACCATCGTATCCTTCGTATCGCTGGCGACGAACGGCGCGAACGGCGTCAGGTAGGGAACGCCGAACGATCGCAGCGTGCACAGGTGAATGGCGATGGCGATAATGCCGAACATGACGCCCAGCATGCCGAGCATGCCTCCCAGCACGATGAGCAGGAGCCGGAGCAGGCGGATGGACAGCTCGATCGAATAGTGAGGGGCCGTAAACCCCGCGATGCCGGTAAACGCGATAATGATGACGATCGGCGCGGAGACGAGGCCGGCGGAAACGGCAGCCTCTCCTACGACGAGCGCGCCGACGATCGTGACGGCCGAGCCGATCTGCCGCGGCAGACGCAGGCCCGCTTCGCGCAGCACCTCGAACGCCAGCTGCATCATCAGCACTTCCACGATCGTCGGGAACGGAATGGCTTCCCGCGCCGACGCGATGCTGATCATTAATTTGCCCGGCACCATCTCCTGGTGAAAATTCAGGAGCGCGACGTACGCCGCCGGAAGGATGAGCGAAATGAACAGCGTGCAGTACCGCAAAAAACGGAGCGTGCTGGAGTACAACGAGCGGTTGTAGTAATCGTCCGCCGCCTGCAGCAGCGTAACGAGCGTCACGGGGACGATCAGCACGTTGGGGGTGCCGTCGACGAGGATGACGACGCGGCCTTCGAGCAGGCTCGCCGCCGCGATATCGACCCGCTCCGTAAATTGCTGCTGCGGAAACGGCGAGTACGGGCTGTCCTCCGTCAGCTCTTCGATATATCCCGTTTCCAGCACGCTGTCCAGGTCGATTCGCTCGATCCGCCGCCGCACCTCCTCGACCAGAGACGGCTTGGCCAGCCCTTCGATGAAGGCAATATAGACGTCCGTCTCGGTATAACGGCCGAGCTGCAGCGATTGCAGCTTCAGCTTGACGGTCTGGACTTTCCGGCGGAGGAGCGACAGATTGGTCGCGATCGATTCGGTAAAGCCTTCGCGCGGCCCCCGAAGCGACGGCTCGGTTTTCGGCTCTTCCACCGCTCGTTTTTCCCACTTGGCGATTTTGAGCAGCAAGGCGCGCTCGCAATCGTCGATCAGCAGCAAAGGGTCCCCTTTGATCAATTGACGGGCGCATTCGCCGATCGTGCCGATCTCCTCGACCGACACGATGGACAGCACCCGGTTTTTGACCTCTTGCAAATCCGCCTTCTCCGCCGGTTCCGACCGCATCAGCGGCTTCAGCACGCTGACATCGATCTCCTGCCGGTCCGACATGCCGGGGATATAGACGAGCTCGGCCTTCACCGTTCCGCCGATCAGGAACGTCCGGAACGAGACGTCGTCAGAGAGGCTGAAAATCCGTTTGAGAGCTTCCACGTTTCGGTCCAGCGACGCGGACAAAGCCGCGCTTTCTTCCGGCACGAACGTTTCGGAAGCTTGGTTTGGTTTGAAAGACCGTTTTCGCATCACCGTCACCCTGTTTCGCTTCGGCGGCCGCCCGTTTCATTTTTTCCTCGATTCCGTTAGGGTTGCCAAAAACCGCCGTTTCATGAATG
Coding sequences within it:
- a CDS encoding Ger(x)C family spore germination protein, which encodes MPERTVAYWRLLSERLPLLFLALAIAPIAGCWDREEVNGLAIVTSVGLDRKESGAVEMTLEIIVPKQEDGSRAQSGSQPGGGGQTIVRSAEGETAADAVSKLQAKLPRTIYWGQLEMLVVGEKLARAGFREQLDYLVRDNEVRLRVQPFVFGGSVRDFFASGYSLEQTKADFLGGEAARLFPKPMTMNRLIQKMTDETEDAVVPLINLSRDGKETAPYIKGYAVLSEGRMAGEMDEEAFSGTKWVLEQLHRDIETVKLEASPPLVSLMVMSAKTRLIPHLKGDRPAMEIRIETELSIIQNTTPYALADPEYIRKTEKAEAEHIRRKVELAVERAQKMKSDVFGFGEAINRSRPREWNRMKARWKQVFPSLEVEVAVRVNVRRIGMNNEPVGRTPKTGESR
- a CDS encoding spore germination protein — protein: MRKRSFKPNQASETFVPEESAALSASLDRNVEALKRIFSLSDDVSFRTFLIGGTVKAELVYIPGMSDRQEIDVSVLKPLMRSEPAEKADLQEVKNRVLSIVSVEEIGTIGECARQLIKGDPLLLIDDCERALLLKIAKWEKRAVEEPKTEPSLRGPREGFTESIATNLSLLRRKVQTVKLKLQSLQLGRYTETDVYIAFIEGLAKPSLVEEVRRRIERIDLDSVLETGYIEELTEDSPYSPFPQQQFTERVDIAAASLLEGRVVILVDGTPNVLIVPVTLVTLLQAADDYYNRSLYSSTLRFLRYCTLFISLILPAAYVALLNFHQEMVPGKLMISIASAREAIPFPTIVEVLMMQLAFEVLREAGLRLPRQIGSAVTIVGALVVGEAAVSAGLVSAPIVIIIAFTGIAGFTAPHYSIELSIRLLRLLLIVLGGMLGMLGVMFGIIAIAIHLCTLRSFGVPYLTPFAPFVASDTKDTMVRVPWWKMTKRPSFANGRNRDRLAPGQRPEPGRGEEE